The following are encoded together in the Pedobacter steynii genome:
- a CDS encoding HD domain-containing protein, translated as MVRVSDLLYGNVELPAVFEDLLASATMKRLAGIHQSGAIFLVNPDLSHSRLEHSIGVMLLIRRLGGTELEQIAGLIHDASHTAFSHVGDYVFQNREENYHEEMFAEILMSSDIPEILVKHGYHLDQILDGSFPILEQPLPHLCADRLDYTLRDALHAGLINRPAAKLFLEHIRLDEGKLVVTDVDQVNWINELFERLNNEVFNHPLHLYANQQMAVLIRDFLKNGFLNESDLFKDDTFLLNKIRSIALGYEAVKSIKLQKGYSAFLKKGSGLKTKLRNLKAILSI; from the coding sequence ATGGTAAGAGTAAGTGATTTGCTTTATGGAAATGTAGAACTGCCTGCAGTTTTTGAAGATTTATTGGCCAGCGCCACAATGAAAAGACTTGCGGGAATCCATCAGAGTGGTGCCATATTTTTAGTGAATCCTGATTTAAGTCATTCCCGCCTGGAGCACTCCATTGGTGTGATGTTACTGATCAGACGGCTTGGTGGTACAGAGCTGGAACAGATCGCCGGCTTAATACACGACGCTTCCCATACCGCGTTTTCTCATGTAGGGGATTATGTGTTTCAAAACAGAGAAGAGAATTACCATGAGGAAATGTTTGCAGAGATACTGATGAGTTCTGATATTCCTGAAATTCTGGTTAAACATGGCTACCACCTGGATCAGATTCTGGACGGATCGTTTCCTATTCTGGAACAGCCATTGCCCCATTTATGTGCAGATCGTTTGGATTATACATTGAGAGATGCTTTACATGCCGGTTTGATCAACAGGCCGGCCGCTAAACTGTTCCTGGAACACATTCGTCTGGATGAAGGTAAGCTGGTGGTAACCGATGTGGACCAGGTCAACTGGATTAATGAGCTTTTTGAACGCTTAAATAACGAAGTGTTTAATCACCCTTTACACCTTTATGCCAATCAGCAGATGGCAGTACTGATCCGTGATTTTCTGAAAAATGGATTTCTGAACGAATCAGACCTGTTTAAAGACGATACCTTCCTGCTGAATAAAATCAGGAGCATCGCTTTAGGTTATGAAGCCGTGAAGTCAATTAAACTTCAGAAAGGTTACTCTGCTTTCTTAAAAAAGGGATCCGGATTAAAAACGAAACTCCGCAACCTGAAAGCCATATTGTCTATTTAG
- a CDS encoding Gfo/Idh/MocA family protein, producing MFRRKFIQNTGILAGGLLLPKDIFGKVDILDPAGKIKIAVIGCGDRGKGLLHIARQLQEEFEVVAICDVLDFRLKETLKQQPGVKQYKDYKTLLDDRTIGAVFISTPLNMHFPIAVDALKAGKHVYLEKTMTYNITEALDLVKIVKAHPDQILQVGHQYRYAPIYYKVKEMIDKGYLGKVTQVESRWDRNNNWRRNVPDPSLERKINWRMYKEYSGGLMAELLSHQMDFINWAFDTRPQEIFATGGIDFYKDGRETYDNVQVMFRYEKEGMIGNFGTTLANERDSYLFKLKGTKGTISLLVNEAIFYPEKSSKKELETVDGVTGATKIVWDKDGGIPIKTDSPAKDGTYYSLKDFHKSIVEKSQPDSNVITGATTAICVHLANKALYGESIEKWDPKYNV from the coding sequence ATGTTCAGAAGAAAATTCATACAAAATACAGGGATTCTGGCCGGTGGATTATTGCTGCCTAAAGATATATTTGGAAAAGTAGACATCTTGGATCCGGCAGGAAAAATCAAAATAGCCGTAATTGGCTGTGGAGACCGGGGAAAAGGTCTTCTTCATATTGCCCGACAGCTTCAGGAAGAATTTGAAGTGGTTGCGATATGTGATGTACTGGATTTTAGACTCAAAGAGACATTAAAACAACAGCCAGGAGTAAAACAATATAAAGATTACAAGACCTTGCTGGATGATCGGACAATTGGGGCGGTATTCATCTCCACTCCTTTGAACATGCATTTCCCTATTGCCGTTGATGCGCTAAAGGCAGGTAAGCATGTTTATCTTGAAAAAACAATGACTTACAACATTACCGAGGCTTTAGACCTGGTGAAAATTGTTAAAGCACATCCTGATCAGATCTTACAGGTAGGTCATCAATACCGCTATGCTCCTATTTATTATAAGGTAAAGGAAATGATAGATAAGGGTTATCTGGGGAAAGTAACCCAGGTCGAGAGTCGTTGGGACAGGAACAACAACTGGCGTAGGAATGTTCCGGATCCATCTTTGGAAAGGAAGATCAACTGGCGTATGTATAAAGAATATTCAGGTGGACTGATGGCAGAACTTTTGTCCCACCAGATGGATTTTATCAATTGGGCATTTGATACCCGCCCACAGGAAATCTTTGCTACCGGGGGGATTGATTTTTATAAAGATGGCAGGGAGACTTACGACAATGTCCAGGTGATGTTCCGCTATGAGAAGGAAGGAATGATCGGGAATTTTGGCACTACTTTAGCCAATGAGCGCGATAGCTATTTATTTAAATTGAAAGGGACAAAAGGAACCATCTCTTTATTGGTAAATGAAGCTATATTTTATCCGGAAAAGTCCAGTAAAAAGGAATTGGAAACCGTTGATGGGGTAACGGGAGCTACGAAAATTGTTTGGGATAAAGACGGTGGAATTCCGATAAAAACAGACTCGCCTGCCAAAGATGGTACTTATTATTCGTTAAAGGATTTTCATAAATCTATTGTAGAAAAAAGCCAGCCGGATTCAAACGTGATTACCGGAGCTACCACTGCCATATGTGTTCACCTGGCCAACAAAGCGCTATATGGAGAATCTATAGAGAAGTGGGATCCAAAGTATAATGTTTAA
- a CDS encoding SDR family oxidoreductase — protein MKKEKEKSIRPKQHQQQQPGLETLMKPAPEYEPDTRKLKLAGKVALITGGDSGIGRAVALAFAQEGADVLISYLNEHEDAAITQAALEQLGRKCVAIAGDISDEKHCKKLVSQAIKEFGQLDILVNNAAVQYPQNDLEKITASQLEKTFRTNVFSHFYLSKAALKHLKAGSSIICTTSVTAYRGSDHLIDYAATKSAIVGFIRSLSTSLAAKKIRVNGVAPGPVWTPLIPASFRPAHVATFGSDVPLKRAGEPKEIAPCYVFLASEDASYMTGQILHPNGGEVING, from the coding sequence ATGAAAAAAGAAAAAGAAAAGAGCATTCGCCCGAAGCAACACCAGCAACAGCAGCCTGGATTGGAAACACTCATGAAGCCTGCGCCGGAATATGAACCCGATACCAGGAAATTGAAACTGGCAGGAAAAGTAGCCCTCATTACCGGAGGAGACAGCGGGATCGGGCGTGCAGTGGCTCTTGCATTTGCACAGGAAGGTGCTGATGTCCTGATCAGCTACCTGAATGAACACGAAGATGCTGCAATAACTCAGGCAGCACTGGAGCAGCTGGGTCGAAAATGTGTGGCCATTGCCGGGGATATTTCTGATGAAAAGCATTGCAAAAAGCTGGTTAGCCAGGCCATTAAAGAATTCGGGCAGCTGGACATTCTGGTGAACAATGCTGCAGTTCAGTATCCTCAGAATGATCTGGAAAAGATCACTGCTTCACAACTGGAGAAAACCTTCCGGACTAATGTGTTTTCTCATTTTTACCTGAGTAAAGCGGCTTTGAAACACCTCAAGGCAGGTAGTAGCATTATTTGCACCACTTCTGTAACGGCCTATCGTGGCAGTGACCATCTGATTGATTACGCCGCTACTAAAAGCGCAATAGTGGGTTTTATCAGGTCTTTGTCTACTTCCCTTGCGGCAAAAAAAATCAGGGTCAATGGTGTCGCACCCGGCCCCGTCTGGACGCCACTTATTCCGGCGTCATTCCGCCCTGCCCATGTGGCCACTTTCGGATCAGATGTTCCTTTAAAAAGAGCAGGAGAGCCAAAAGAAATTGCCCCGTGTTATGTGTTTCTGGCCTCAGAGGATGCGAGTTATATGACCGGACAGATTTTGCATCCAAATGGCGGTGAGGTTATTAACGGATAA
- a CDS encoding type IX secretion system membrane protein PorP/SprF yields MRRGLLFTQLLLLTMTMLSRAQQRPQYTQYVFNNYLLNPAISGIENYTDVRFGYRNQWRGINQAPITAYFSLHMPLGKQYLYGNSNSFDEKGNNPMKRSYMQTYMASEPHHGIGIYGVVDRTGPITSSDFKVTYAYHLGLSPKLNLSVGVAAGVSRLILDISKISLENNFDPAIAENADTRIQPDLAAGVWLYGPKFFAGLSAQQLLNRPISFTRNTSYDQGKQAPHVFLTAGYKFFISDEIAGLPSVMFKYVSPAPVSTDLNMKVAFKDKFWIGASYRSNDAIAVLAGFNVSSLFVLGYSYDFTTSELGRASTGSHEVVLGLLLNNRYKVTCPQKNW; encoded by the coding sequence ATGAGGAGAGGACTATTATTTACCCAGCTGCTATTACTGACCATGACCATGTTGTCCAGAGCACAACAAAGGCCACAGTACACCCAATACGTTTTCAATAATTACCTGTTGAATCCGGCCATTTCCGGAATAGAGAATTATACAGACGTCAGGTTCGGCTACAGGAACCAGTGGCGTGGAATAAACCAGGCACCGATTACGGCTTATTTTTCCCTGCACATGCCTTTAGGAAAACAATATCTGTATGGCAATTCCAACTCTTTTGATGAAAAAGGAAATAATCCGATGAAGCGCAGCTATATGCAGACCTATATGGCTTCAGAGCCACATCATGGTATTGGCATATACGGGGTCGTGGACAGGACGGGCCCCATCACCAGTAGTGACTTTAAAGTAACCTACGCTTATCACCTTGGTTTATCTCCAAAACTAAACCTTAGCGTAGGCGTAGCGGCAGGGGTCTCCAGGTTGATACTGGACATTTCAAAAATCAGCCTGGAAAACAATTTTGACCCCGCCATTGCGGAAAATGCAGACACCAGAATACAACCTGATCTGGCAGCAGGAGTATGGTTATATGGCCCGAAATTCTTTGCCGGCCTCTCTGCACAGCAATTATTAAACAGACCGATTAGTTTTACCAGAAATACCAGTTACGACCAGGGAAAGCAGGCTCCACATGTTTTTCTTACTGCGGGATATAAATTCTTTATTAGTGATGAGATCGCCGGCCTGCCTTCGGTTATGTTTAAATACGTATCACCGGCACCTGTTTCGACAGATCTGAATATGAAAGTCGCATTTAAAGATAAATTCTGGATAGGGGCCAGTTATCGCTCCAATGATGCCATTGCGGTACTTGCAGGCTTTAACGTAAGTTCTCTTTTTGTACTGGGATATTCTTATGATTTTACCACTTCAGAATTAGGTCGGGCAAGTACGGGCAGTCATGAGGTGGTGCTCGGCCTGTTGTTAAACAACAGATACAAAGTAACCTGCCCACAAAAAAACTGGTAA
- a CDS encoding MFS transporter produces MQRSSDTIYTLQFGLVCLSSFLFSASFNMLIPELPAYLTNMGGAEYKGLIIALFTLTAGISRPFSGKLTDTIGRVPVMAVGSLVCFVCGFLYPLLTTVAGFLFLRLIHGFSTGFKPTATAAYVADLVPVNRWGEAMGVHGVCFSTGLAIGPAIGSTITDYYAINILFYCSSLFALLSIVILANMKETLPDKERFRFSHLKINRKDIIEWRVIPAVVIIFMSYISYGAILTVISDWSKHLGTSNKGLFFMVFTLTSLLIRFVAGKASDRYGRAIILKISLFLLAISLFWIAVADSSFMLMSASALYGVATGMLSPTATAWTVDLSNPLHRGKAMATMYIALEAGIGLGALLAGWLFIDDLAMIPVTFYYCAGITLLALLYLQFIYKPKP; encoded by the coding sequence ATGCAGCGATCTTCCGACACCATTTATACCTTACAATTTGGACTTGTTTGTTTAAGTTCCTTTCTGTTTTCCGCAAGCTTTAATATGCTGATTCCTGAATTACCGGCCTATTTAACCAATATGGGAGGGGCGGAATATAAAGGACTGATCATTGCATTGTTTACACTTACGGCAGGGATATCCAGACCATTCAGCGGAAAACTTACCGATACCATTGGCAGGGTTCCGGTAATGGCAGTCGGCTCATTGGTATGTTTTGTCTGCGGTTTTCTTTACCCTTTGCTAACCACCGTTGCAGGCTTTCTTTTTCTCAGGTTAATCCATGGCTTTTCTACCGGGTTTAAACCTACAGCTACAGCAGCTTATGTAGCAGATTTAGTGCCGGTTAACAGATGGGGAGAAGCGATGGGCGTGCACGGTGTGTGTTTCAGTACGGGGCTGGCTATCGGACCCGCAATAGGAAGTACAATTACCGACTATTACGCTATAAATATTCTATTTTATTGTTCTTCGCTATTTGCTTTACTGTCTATTGTGATCCTCGCCAATATGAAGGAGACCCTGCCAGATAAAGAGCGGTTCCGATTCTCTCATTTAAAGATCAACAGGAAAGATATTATTGAATGGCGGGTTATTCCTGCCGTAGTCATTATTTTCATGAGTTATATCAGTTACGGTGCCATTCTCACGGTAATTTCAGATTGGAGCAAACACCTTGGGACGAGTAATAAAGGATTGTTTTTTATGGTGTTTACTTTAACCTCTTTGCTGATCCGTTTTGTAGCCGGAAAGGCTTCAGACCGTTATGGAAGAGCCATCATCCTGAAGATCTCACTATTCCTGCTGGCCATATCATTGTTTTGGATTGCGGTAGCAGATTCCTCGTTCATGCTGATGTCGGCCTCCGCATTGTATGGAGTGGCAACAGGAATGCTATCTCCAACAGCCACTGCCTGGACAGTAGACCTGAGCAACCCGCTTCACCGTGGAAAAGCGATGGCCACCATGTACATTGCCCTGGAAGCTGGAATCGGACTGGGTGCTTTGCTTGCAGGCTGGTTATTTATAGACGACCTGGCTATGATTCCCGTTACATTTTACTATTGCGCCGGAATTACTTTACTCGCCCTTCTTTATTTGCAGTTTATATATAAACCCAAACCATAA
- a CDS encoding DUF2784 domain-containing protein, with translation MNLTVLDFLYTLIHLLIIGFNLFAWAFPAIRKLHLYGVAVTLGCWLILGIWYGIGYCPVTDWQWQVKEQLGEQNLPNSFVKYYADKLTGTSVNSTLIDGITAGSFLLSILISVYLNFFRRSSKLRTKSN, from the coding sequence ATGAATTTAACTGTTCTGGATTTTCTATACACTTTAATTCACCTGCTGATTATCGGCTTTAATCTGTTTGCATGGGCTTTTCCGGCTATCAGAAAGCTTCATTTGTATGGTGTCGCAGTTACCCTTGGCTGCTGGCTGATTCTGGGGATCTGGTATGGAATCGGTTATTGTCCGGTTACAGACTGGCAATGGCAGGTAAAAGAGCAGTTAGGGGAACAGAATTTACCGAATTCATTTGTTAAATATTATGCGGATAAACTTACCGGGACCTCAGTTAATTCAACGCTGATTGATGGGATTACCGCCGGATCTTTCCTCTTATCCATACTCATCTCTGTTTATCTGAATTTTTTCAGGAGGAGCTCAAAGCTAAGAACGAAGTCTAACTAA
- a CDS encoding sodium/sugar symporter encodes MSSLHKYDYIVFFVYFVIVSSYGFWIYYKKKTASADSKDYFLAEGSLTWWAIGASLIASNISAEQMIGMSGSGFKLGLAISAYEWMASATLIIVAVFFMPVYLKNKIFTMPQFLSQRYNEKVAMIMAVFWLMLYIVVNLMSILYLGALAISGISGLDLTACILALAIFAIFITLGGMKVIGYTDVIQVFFLVLGGLVATYIALNLISGGEGLVKGFGLLRTGASEHFHLIFKKDNPNYMDLPGLSVLIGGMWIANLSYWGCNQYITQRALGASLPVARSGLLFAAFLKMLMPVIVVIPGIAVYLIVKDNMGGINGSNLLTSSGVQDPNKAYPALLGLLPVGLKGLSFAALTAAIVASLAGKANSIATIFTLDIYKKAFEPNAGERKMVNVGKITVVVSMLIAVVLSLIVGDALMGEGKQGFQYIQEYTGFVSPGIFAMFILGFFWKKTTSNAALFATIGGFIVSVILKFLPGWVDLSGLYEYGWAVANSSGVFEIPFMDRMLIVFAVCILGMYLISIYENKKGIVPKGLEIDAKMFKVSTSFAIGALIIVSLLVALYSAFW; translated from the coding sequence ATGAGCTCACTTCACAAATACGATTACATCGTATTTTTCGTTTATTTTGTAATTGTATCCTCCTACGGTTTCTGGATCTATTACAAAAAGAAAACTGCATCAGCAGATTCCAAAGATTATTTTTTAGCAGAAGGTTCCTTAACCTGGTGGGCCATCGGCGCCTCTCTGATCGCTTCCAACATTTCTGCAGAGCAGATGATTGGGATGAGCGGCTCCGGCTTTAAGCTTGGTCTTGCCATTTCCGCTTACGAATGGATGGCCTCAGCAACATTAATCATTGTAGCTGTGTTTTTTATGCCAGTCTACCTGAAGAATAAGATCTTCACAATGCCTCAGTTTCTAAGTCAGCGGTACAATGAAAAAGTAGCGATGATTATGGCCGTATTCTGGCTCATGCTGTACATTGTGGTGAACCTGATGTCGATCCTATACCTGGGGGCACTGGCCATCAGTGGTATTTCAGGATTAGACCTTACCGCCTGTATTCTTGCCCTTGCTATATTTGCGATTTTCATTACCCTTGGAGGAATGAAAGTAATTGGTTATACCGACGTGATCCAGGTTTTCTTTTTAGTTCTTGGTGGACTGGTAGCCACGTATATCGCATTAAACCTGATATCCGGTGGAGAAGGCCTTGTAAAAGGTTTCGGACTCCTGAGAACAGGAGCTTCAGAGCACTTCCACTTAATCTTCAAAAAGGACAATCCAAACTATATGGATCTACCGGGCTTAAGTGTCCTGATTGGAGGGATGTGGATTGCTAACTTAAGTTACTGGGGTTGTAATCAATACATTACACAAAGGGCCCTGGGAGCATCTTTACCAGTAGCCAGGTCAGGTCTTTTATTTGCAGCCTTCCTGAAAATGTTAATGCCCGTTATTGTCGTAATTCCTGGTATCGCCGTATATTTAATCGTTAAGGATAACATGGGCGGAATAAACGGCAGCAATTTGCTGACCTCTTCCGGTGTTCAGGATCCAAACAAAGCTTATCCGGCATTGCTGGGCTTGTTACCTGTAGGTTTGAAAGGGCTTTCTTTTGCTGCATTAACCGCAGCAATCGTGGCTTCTCTTGCCGGAAAAGCAAACAGTATAGCGACCATCTTTACCCTGGATATTTATAAGAAAGCATTCGAACCAAATGCGGGAGAACGCAAAATGGTGAATGTAGGAAAGATCACTGTAGTGGTGTCTATGCTGATTGCTGTAGTGCTTTCTCTGATTGTAGGTGACGCACTTATGGGCGAAGGAAAACAAGGATTCCAATACATTCAGGAGTATACCGGATTTGTATCTCCAGGTATCTTTGCAATGTTTATCCTTGGATTTTTCTGGAAGAAAACCACGTCAAATGCAGCTTTGTTCGCCACTATTGGGGGTTTCATCGTTTCAGTAATTCTTAAATTCTTACCAGGATGGGTTGACCTCTCTGGTCTTTATGAATATGGATGGGCAGTAGCCAATTCTTCAGGAGTATTTGAAATTCCTTTTATGGACAGAATGCTGATTGTTTTTGCAGTATGTATCCTGGGAATGTACCTGATCAGTATTTATGAAAACAAAAAAGGAATTGTTCCTAAAGGACTTGAAATCGACGCTAAAATGTTTAAAGTATCAACTTCATTTGCCATAGGCGCATTAATCATTGTCAGCTTACTTGTTGCTTTGTATTCTGCATTCTGGTAG
- a CDS encoding ABC transporter permease, with protein sequence MPDQKFNIKRPVNYAWLLKMAWRDSRKNRSRLFLFISSIVLGIAALVAVYSFRDNLQKDIDNQAKELTGADLVIESRREPKATVTALLDTLGQQQSRERSFASMIYFLKGNGSRLIQVRALEGNYPFYGTIETKPVQAAGNFKSGRNALVDKTLMLQFNAVAGDSIKIGSVHFKIAGSLESIPGQSGITSTVAPVVYIPLQYLKQTGLDQIGSRIQYRYFYKYDRVSSVERDLKRHQRILDNEGLDHETVASKKASTGRAFGNLNKFLALSGFIALLLGCVGVGSAIHVYIKEKLGTIATLRCLGLNAGEAFLIYLIQIAVIGLIGAVAGAILGTLVQFALPAVLQDFIPIDISMQISWMAIAQGLAIGLIISILFALPSLLSVRNISPLNAIRASFESAIPKRDPLKWLVYLIIILFVYGFTYLQMDGWLEAVLFMAGILIAFLLLVGLSKLLMLILKKSIPDSMSYLWRQGFANLHRPNNQTLMLTVSIGLSTVFIVTLYLVQGVLLNKVSLSSDSSQSNMVLFDIQTSQKEQIANLTRQHNLPVMGQVPIVTMRIEEINGKTAAQMDQADSLDNKNSRPVSRAFKGEIRATYQSALRPTEELEEGKWTGITPPGETVKISLEKNYAERIHVKVGDKIVFNVQGLLLPTEIGSLRTVDWNTIQPNFRVVFPTGALEQAPQFYVLMTHVPTDKASADFQGAVVRSFPNVSIINLGLVLQVLNDLLNKINFVIRFMAGFSMATGWIVLLSAVMSSKGQRLRESVLLRTLGANRKQVLTITALEYLFLGVLATAAGIILALAASWAVAAFSLNSTFAPDILPLIAFFVIIPVLVMITGIYSSRSVLNHPPLEILRKEA encoded by the coding sequence ATGCCTGATCAGAAATTTAACATCAAAAGACCCGTAAATTATGCCTGGCTACTAAAAATGGCCTGGAGAGACAGTCGTAAAAACAGGTCCAGATTGTTTCTTTTTATCTCTTCCATTGTATTGGGAATAGCGGCACTGGTAGCCGTTTATTCATTCAGAGACAACCTTCAGAAGGATATCGACAATCAGGCAAAAGAACTGACCGGAGCAGATTTAGTAATTGAAAGTCGGAGGGAGCCTAAAGCAACGGTCACAGCCCTGCTGGACACCCTGGGGCAACAGCAATCCAGGGAAAGAAGTTTTGCTTCTATGATTTACTTCCTTAAGGGCAATGGAAGCCGCTTAATTCAGGTGAGGGCACTGGAAGGCAACTATCCTTTTTATGGCACTATAGAAACTAAACCTGTTCAGGCCGCAGGGAATTTTAAGTCCGGCAGGAATGCATTGGTAGATAAAACACTGATGTTACAGTTTAATGCGGTAGCTGGTGACTCTATCAAAATCGGCTCAGTTCATTTTAAAATCGCCGGAAGCCTGGAAAGTATTCCCGGACAAAGCGGGATCACCAGTACGGTGGCACCAGTGGTTTATATTCCCTTACAATACCTCAAACAAACCGGATTGGACCAGATTGGCAGCCGGATTCAATACCGTTATTTTTACAAATATGACCGTGTATCATCAGTAGAGCGGGACCTTAAACGACATCAACGGATTTTAGATAACGAAGGCCTGGACCATGAAACCGTGGCCAGCAAAAAAGCAAGCACCGGAAGAGCTTTTGGGAATCTGAATAAATTTCTGGCCTTATCCGGTTTCATCGCCCTTTTACTTGGTTGTGTTGGGGTAGGAAGTGCAATTCATGTTTATATTAAGGAAAAGCTGGGAACCATTGCCACCCTCAGGTGCCTTGGACTGAATGCAGGAGAGGCTTTTCTGATCTATCTGATCCAGATCGCCGTTATCGGGCTGATCGGGGCTGTCGCCGGAGCAATTCTAGGTACACTGGTTCAGTTTGCCTTACCGGCGGTATTGCAGGATTTTATCCCTATCGACATCAGCATGCAAATTTCCTGGATGGCAATTGCGCAGGGATTGGCCATCGGATTGATCATCTCCATTTTATTTGCGCTTCCATCATTACTTTCGGTAAGGAACATTTCGCCCTTAAATGCCATCAGGGCATCTTTTGAATCGGCTATCCCGAAACGGGATCCACTGAAATGGCTGGTTTACCTGATCATTATCCTTTTTGTATATGGATTCACTTACCTGCAAATGGATGGATGGCTGGAAGCCGTGTTATTTATGGCGGGAATTCTGATTGCCTTTCTTTTGCTTGTCGGGCTTTCCAAACTACTGATGCTGATTTTGAAAAAGTCCATTCCGGATTCTATGAGCTATTTATGGAGACAGGGCTTTGCAAACCTGCACCGTCCGAATAACCAGACTTTAATGCTGACCGTTTCCATTGGCTTATCTACCGTGTTTATTGTAACACTTTATCTCGTTCAGGGAGTTTTATTGAATAAAGTTTCTCTTTCTTCGGATTCATCACAGTCTAATATGGTGTTGTTTGACATTCAAACCAGTCAGAAGGAACAGATTGCGAACCTAACCAGACAGCACAATTTACCTGTTATGGGACAGGTGCCTATTGTAACGATGAGAATTGAGGAGATCAACGGAAAAACAGCTGCGCAGATGGATCAGGCCGACAGCCTGGACAATAAAAACAGCAGACCGGTCTCCCGGGCCTTCAAAGGTGAAATCAGGGCAACTTATCAATCTGCTTTGAGGCCTACAGAAGAGCTGGAAGAAGGAAAATGGACCGGTATAACTCCTCCCGGAGAAACCGTTAAGATTTCCCTGGAAAAGAACTATGCAGAAAGAATCCATGTAAAAGTAGGGGACAAAATTGTTTTCAATGTACAGGGATTGTTGTTACCTACCGAAATCGGTAGCCTGAGGACCGTAGACTGGAATACCATACAACCTAATTTTCGGGTAGTATTTCCAACAGGCGCATTGGAACAAGCTCCTCAGTTTTATGTACTGATGACTCATGTTCCGACAGACAAAGCCTCCGCTGATTTTCAGGGAGCAGTAGTCAGAAGCTTTCCCAACGTCTCAATAATTAATTTAGGTTTAGTTCTGCAAGTACTTAATGATCTGTTAAATAAGATTAATTTCGTCATACGTTTCATGGCGGGATTCAGTATGGCTACCGGATGGATAGTCTTGTTGTCTGCGGTAATGAGCAGCAAAGGGCAACGCCTGAGAGAAAGCGTTTTACTAAGAACACTTGGTGCGAACCGGAAACAAGTACTGACCATTACCGCATTGGAATACTTATTTTTAGGCGTACTGGCTACTGCAGCCGGGATTATCCTGGCACTTGCTGCCAGCTGGGCGGTAGCGGCGTTTAGCTTAAACAGTACTTTTGCCCCTGATATTTTACCTTTAATTGCATTTTTCGTCATCATTCCGGTATTGGTGATGATTACCGGTATTTATAGCAGCAGGAGCGTACTCAATCATCCTCCACTGGAAATATTAAGAAAGGAAGCATAG